Proteins encoded in a region of the Nocardia asteroides genome:
- a CDS encoding HNH endonuclease: protein MKQRHSARSHEARAHRQLQPADVHNRGSGATPLHILSEHYPGGHRGHHDHGPRPTAPLVEGTNWLKTRVLLLNATYEPLTALSARRAIVLLICDKADAVHHNDEGPIVHSAETSVAIPSVIRLRSYVHVPYRARVPMTRAALMHRDRYRCGYCGGKAETIDHVIPRSRGGEHSWENCVASCAPCNHRKADKLLSELGWTLRSPLVSPKGPHWRLLSTTAELDPVWLQYLGEGAA, encoded by the coding sequence ATGAAGCAGCGGCACAGCGCCCGGTCACACGAGGCGCGAGCGCACCGACAACTCCAGCCCGCCGACGTCCACAATCGTGGGTCGGGGGCTACTCCGCTGCACATCTTGTCCGAACATTATCCGGGTGGACATCGTGGCCATCACGACCACGGACCCCGCCCCACCGCCCCGCTCGTCGAGGGCACGAACTGGCTCAAAACCAGGGTGCTGCTGTTGAACGCCACCTACGAGCCGCTCACCGCTTTATCCGCACGCCGCGCGATCGTCCTGCTCATCTGCGACAAAGCCGACGCCGTCCACCACAACGACGAAGGGCCGATAGTGCACTCCGCCGAGACGTCGGTGGCCATTCCTTCGGTGATCCGCCTGCGCAGCTACGTCCACGTCCCGTACCGGGCCCGGGTCCCCATGACCCGCGCCGCCCTCATGCACCGGGATCGGTACCGCTGCGGTTATTGCGGCGGCAAGGCCGAGACCATCGACCACGTCATCCCGCGCAGCCGCGGCGGGGAGCATTCGTGGGAGAACTGCGTCGCCAGTTGCGCGCCGTGCAACCACCGCAAAGCCGACAAACTTCTCAGCGAGCTGGGCTGGACGCTCCGATCGCCTCTGGTCTCGCCGAAGGGCCCGCATTGGCGCCTGCTGTCCACCACCGCGGAACTCGACCCCGTCTGGTTGCAATATCTGGGCGAAGGCGCGGCCTGA
- a CDS encoding AzlD domain-containing protein, whose protein sequence is MMLAAGIVALAAGTYAFRWAGPALRERVRLPARVVRLLEIGAVVLLAALVAVTTLPLGTAGLGFAVPAGVLVGGALAWHQRPILVVILAAAATTTFLRLIGIS, encoded by the coding sequence ATGATGCTGGCCGCCGGAATCGTCGCGCTCGCCGCGGGAACCTACGCGTTCCGGTGGGCGGGCCCCGCGCTGCGCGAGCGGGTGCGACTTCCGGCACGCGTGGTGCGGCTGTTGGAAATCGGCGCCGTGGTGCTGCTGGCCGCACTGGTGGCCGTGACCACCCTGCCGCTCGGTACCGCTGGTCTCGGATTCGCCGTGCCCGCAGGCGTTCTCGTCGGCGGCGCACTGGCGTGGCATCAACGCCCCATACTGGTGGTCATCCTGGCCGCCGCCGCGACGACCACGTTCCTTCGCCTGATCGGCATCTCTTGA
- a CDS encoding AzlC family ABC transporter permease, with protein sequence MRSIWRTLDRDTLLGIAAVCLAVGVIGISYGATAVSAGFPIWLPILLGCVVLAGSSEFLFLGIVAAGGSPIAAVLAGLLVNARHVPYGLSVPDAVGTGWRRPLGVHLMNDESVALTIAQPDASRRRAAYWITGAGILLAWPGGAAIGALIGSVVTDTSALGLDAVFPAVLLALVLPALRDRTTLAAVCVGTAIALITAPFLPTGLPVLLALAGLLVAAREKPRPATASEAA encoded by the coding sequence ATGCGTTCGATATGGCGAACACTCGATCGGGACACCTTGCTGGGCATCGCGGCGGTGTGCCTGGCCGTGGGCGTGATCGGGATCTCCTACGGCGCGACGGCGGTGAGCGCGGGCTTTCCGATCTGGCTACCGATTCTGCTCGGGTGCGTGGTGCTCGCCGGGAGTTCGGAGTTCCTGTTTCTGGGAATCGTCGCCGCAGGGGGTAGTCCGATAGCGGCGGTGCTGGCCGGCCTGCTGGTGAACGCCAGGCACGTGCCGTACGGATTGTCGGTTCCCGACGCGGTCGGCACGGGCTGGCGCCGGCCGCTCGGGGTGCATCTGATGAACGACGAGTCCGTCGCTCTGACCATCGCGCAACCCGATGCGAGTCGCAGGCGCGCGGCCTACTGGATCACCGGAGCCGGGATATTGCTGGCGTGGCCCGGTGGCGCGGCCATCGGAGCGCTGATCGGATCGGTGGTCACCGACACCTCGGCGCTCGGACTCGACGCGGTGTTTCCCGCGGTGCTGCTCGCGCTGGTCCTGCCCGCCCTGCGCGACCGGACCACCCTCGCGGCGGTGTGCGTTGGCACCGCGATCGCGCTGATAACCGCCCCCTTCCTGCCTACGGGACTGCCGGTCCTGCTCGCCCTGGCCGGACTGCTGGTGGCGGCGCGGGAGAAGCCGCGACCAGCGACCGCATCGGAAGCGGCATGA
- a CDS encoding thioesterase family protein: MDVFQHVNHARMVTLLEEARIPWLFEDGRPTAPLREGCVLADLHVRYRGQLRHEDTPLDIAMWIEQLRAVDFTIGYEVRAAGAEPDSPAAVVASTQIAAFDMRAQRLRRLTDAERDYLSEWME; this comes from the coding sequence CAACCATGCCCGGATGGTGACGCTGCTGGAGGAGGCGCGGATCCCGTGGCTGTTCGAGGACGGCCGCCCGACCGCCCCGTTGCGTGAGGGCTGCGTCCTCGCCGACCTGCACGTCCGCTACCGCGGCCAGCTGCGGCACGAGGACACGCCGCTGGATATCGCCATGTGGATCGAGCAGTTGCGCGCGGTCGACTTCACCATCGGTTACGAGGTGCGGGCGGCGGGCGCCGAGCCCGATTCGCCCGCGGCGGTGGTCGCGTCCACGCAGATCGCGGCATTCGACATGCGGGCGCAGCGATTGCGCAGGCTGACCGACGCCGAGCGTGATTACCTGTCCGAGTGGATGGAGTGA
- a CDS encoding XRE family transcriptional regulator, producing the protein MTRQDATTTPQAVIAAALRRERTRAGLSLSEVAHRAGIAKSTLSQLESGTGNPSLETLWALCVALDMPFSRLLDPPRRSVHVIRAGEGPVVAAERSEYQATLLAAGPANSRRDLFRITAEPGHARRSEPHIAGVVEHVLLAQGHALVGPVEAPVELHSGDYIAYPGDQPHVFEALAPRTWATLVVEYT; encoded by the coding sequence ATGACGCGGCAAGACGCGACGACGACACCTCAGGCGGTGATCGCCGCCGCGCTGCGCCGCGAGCGCACCCGGGCCGGGTTGTCGTTGAGTGAGGTCGCCCATCGGGCGGGCATCGCGAAATCGACGCTGTCGCAGTTGGAATCGGGAACCGGCAACCCGAGCCTGGAAACGTTGTGGGCATTGTGCGTCGCGCTGGATATGCCGTTCTCCCGGTTGCTCGATCCACCGCGCCGGAGCGTCCATGTGATCCGGGCCGGTGAGGGCCCGGTGGTCGCGGCCGAGCGGTCGGAGTACCAAGCGACCCTGCTGGCGGCCGGGCCGGCCAATTCCCGCCGTGACCTGTTTCGTATCACCGCGGAGCCGGGGCATGCGCGCCGATCGGAGCCACATATCGCCGGTGTCGTCGAGCACGTGCTGCTCGCGCAGGGGCATGCGCTGGTCGGACCGGTCGAGGCCCCCGTCGAACTACATTCTGGTGATTACATCGCCTACCCAGGCGATCAGCCGCACGTGTTCGAGGCGCTGGCTCCCCGGACCTGGGCGACGTTGGTGGTCGAGTACACCTGA